The sequence GTATCGCAGGCCGCGCAGTGTAGGCAGGTCATTATTGGATCAATAACGTCAATGCCCACCTCCGTGTCCCTACCTCGACCAAAACCATCTTCAATTAAGGCTTTGATTAGGTTTATTCTGCCCCTAGGCCCATAGGCCCTACTACGTAGTGTATTGAATGTTGGACACGGGAATTCACAGAATCCACAATACATACATTTTTTAACCTCATCGTGGATTTCCTTAATATTCATCATCACCTGCTCACCTCGATTATCTCTGCGATGTCGAATAGGTTGGCCTCAATACCGCTAAGTTTAATGCCCCTCCTCAGGTTTACGTAGCATATTGGGCACTGAACAATGACATTACAGGAAAGCCTAACCAGTTCCCTAACCCTATTACTAGCCACCCTACCGGCGATTTCCGGGTATGTGGACTCGATGGGGCCGCCACAGCAATGCGAGGTATCCCTGCCCGTTATTACCGGGTCCTCCTTAACATCAGCCTTACCCCTAAGCAAACCCCTAATCAAGTCATGCTTGTTCAGGTACCTGGCGTATAGGCATGAGTCATGAACAGTGAACTCGCTAAGCTTAACCTTCACCCTGCCTGGGTCGAGGTAGTCCAGATAACTCCTAACCTTAATGTTGAATTCAGGCACGTACTTGGGGTAGAGCCTCTCGAGTGTGTACTGGGTGTGTGGATCTATGGTTATTACCTCACTCACGTTATTGTCCCTAAAAACCTTGTAAACACTCCTTGCATAATCCGCGAACTCGTTTACGAAACCCAACTCGTAGAGCAGGGCACCACTGTAGGGCTCATTGTCGAGGACCCTGAACCTCACGCCAATTCCCTTGAGCATGTTATGGATGTTTCTAACGATCCTATTAGCCCTATCAAGCTCCTCATCACTGGGCCTAAGCAGTGCTTTGCCAAAGACCCTGGTGCCTACGACAGCAAATCTAGTCAATACACCACCCTTAGTGACACCAAACTTCTCAAGCTCAGTCACAGCCTTTTCAATGACAGGAGCTAATTGATAAAGGCATGATGTGTATAGAATGGTGCCGCCATCACTATCAAACACCAAGTCCTCCCTCCACCTACTGCATATTGACCTATCGACCGGAAATGGAAGCCGGGAATCCCTAAGACTAGTTACAATTACATCCCTCAACGCCCTAAACCAATCAAGGGACACAAAGGGCAAAACACGTAGTAATTATTAAAATGTTAATACTTAGGTACTAAATTAATTGGCGAAGAGGAAATTAATATTAGGTTTAGTAACTAGGTTTATTGATACTAGGATACTTTGATCCACTTATCGTATAAGGTTTCGTCATAATTAATGAACAGTCAATGCGAATTCGCCATTAAAAAGACAACAAATATCACCCACTTGAGGCGGGGAAGAGGGTCAGTAATAATTTACGCGCCGTCATTAATAACCTATATTAATTGGTTAGTTTAATTTAGTACCTGGTGTCTGGTGAAGAGTTGCATAGGCTTGTGAGGGATCTCTCAGATTCGGGATTTAGGGGTGTTATTAAGGCGTACTATGTTAAGAGAGGGTTGGGAACCCTTACAATTGAATTCATTATTTATAGGAAGCCAAATACCGTCAGAAGGCTTTGGATGAGGATTAGGAGATCCCTTGAGGTTATTCCATCCCTTGTTATGGCCCTGGTTATTGGTTTTGTACTAGCGTTAATTATGAGGTGGTTTACCTAATTCGCAGTATTTAAGTACAGTACTTAGTCTGAGTCCGTTACCAACGCATTCGCTCTCTATGGTCCCCCATCTATTAGTATTGACGGTGCCTAACCTCGTCCTTTATGGGTAATGCGCATACCAATATCCCTGGCCACAGCATTCATAGCTTAATGCAGATTATTGTTAATTAGTTCGTGGGTATTTTAATTGGTTCAATTAATGCGTTATCCGAGGAAGCCAAGTTTCCTAAGCCTCTCAAGTTCCTCCTGAGCCCTGTTTTTAACCAACTCCATTGTATCGTTACAGTACTTAATACCGTTCATTGTTATTTCCCTGGCGTAACCAATGTACCTATTAGGGCTAAGGCTAAGTAACCTTTCATCCTTAATGCCCAATTCCCTTATTGATTTTTCGTAGTCCTCAGCACTCATCTTAGAGCCTTTGAAAATCGATAAGGCCTTCTCGTAGGCATCCACCACACCAAGCGCCCTTAGCCTAACCTGCACTGCCTCACTAAGCACCTCCCAGTGGCTTGTTAGATCCCTATTCAAGGCTTCATTATTCACCTCAAGGCCACTTAATACATTGGTTAATCTCCTTACGCCCAGTATTACGTGACCGATCCCAAGACCTATGTTCCTCTTGATCGTGGAGTCACTTAGGTCCCTCTGAAGCCTACTCACCTGTATGTACCTGCCTATTTCCATGAGTATTGATGAGCCGAGTTTTAGGTTGCCCTCGGCGTTCTCGAGATCCACAGGGTTGACCTTATGGGGCATTGTGGAGGAGCCTATTGGTTTTCCGCGTATGCGTATGTAACCGAGCATGTTGTATACCCAGAGGTCCTGGGACAGGTTAATTAAGGATTGTGACATTGAACCAATCACCATTAGTAGGTGGGTTATGGAGTCTGGAGGGAGTATTTGGATGCTTACTGGAGCTGGTTCGAAGCCCAGGCCCATGACGAAGTTATTCAGTTCCCCTATCCAATTAATGTCGCCACTGATCATTGGGAAGCTTGCCATTGAGCCTGTGGCGCCCGAGACCTTCCCCTGAAGCCTTATGTTTGTTATTTCCCTTAACCAATAACAGACCCTGGATGCATGGTAAGCTATTTCCTTGCCGAAGGTTGTTGGCGTTGCTGGTTGCCCATGTGTTCTCCCGAGCATTGGTGTATCGGCATAATTACTCATTATAGTGGTTAGAGCGTTTATCAACCCAGCTAGTTCTAGGACTAGGTGTTTGTAGGTCGCTATCTTGATTAGGATTCCCAGGGCTAGGTTATTGGTATCCTCAGACGTTAACCCTAGATGCACCAAATGCGCTACCCTGCCCAGGCCGACGGACTCCAGTTTTTCCCTGAGTAGGTATTCCACTGCCTTAACGTCGTGGCCAAGCCTATCCTCGAGCTCCTTAAAGCGCCTATAATCATCAGCACTAAACCCCAGGGCAAGTAATGAGGATCTCTCTTCTTCGCTTAATGGCTTGATTAAGCCCACCCTGCCTAAGGTCCTTACGAGGAAATCCAGGTATAAAACCTCAACCCTTATCCTATACGTGGTGAGCGCCATCTCGGAGACCGAAGCGGCATAATCCCTTAATTCATCGTAGTACCTATCGTCCAATGGTGAGATAAAGCCCACAAACCCGCTGCCCGGGTTGTTGTTTAAAAAATTTATTAACCGCAATGGTAATGTATTACGCGTACTCACTGGAGCAATATTTAAATAAGTGTTTGTATGATTGATAAAAAAGTGTCACTAACGGTTGTTGTGGGCGGTTTTTTCGGCGACGAAGGTAAGGGCAAGGCTGTGTCATACCTAGGACTAATGGACAAACCAGGTATATGTGTTAGGACCGGGTCCATAAATGCTGGGCATACCGTGAATTATAACGGGAAGTCCTGGAAACTTAGGATACTACCATCATGCTTCGTCAACGAATCTACCAGGTTAATGGTAGCGCCTGGTGCGTTATTGAAAATAGACGTGCTGCTTAAGGAGATCGAGGAAACAGGGAGTAGGGATAGGGTTTGGGTTGATATAAATACGGGCGTAATCGAGGACAGACACGTGGAGAACGAGAGAAGCAACGAGTATCTTATGAAGACAATAGGCTCCACCGGGCAGGGCGTGGGTGCGGCAATGGTTGATAGGATATTGAGGGTTCTAAAGACGGCTAAGGATTTCCCGGAGCTCAAGGGTTTCATAACCGACGTTAGTGGGGAGGTTAATGAGGAATTGGATAGGGGTGGTAAGGTGATTATTGAGGGTACCCAGGGTACATTCCTAAGTCTTTACCACGGTACATACCCCTTCGTTACGTCTAGGGACACGACGGCAGCCGGTGTGATCAGTGAGGTTGGGGTTAGCCCAAGGTTGGTTAGTGACATTATACTTGTGTTTAAGGCCTATGTGACTAGGGTTGGGGCTGGTGAACTACCGGGGGAGTTAAGCGCGGATGAGGTTATCGCGAGGGGCTGGGTTGAAAGAGGCACAGTCACGGGTAGACCAAGGCGCGCAGCGCCATTTAGTATCGACCTGGCTAGGAGGGCTGTCATGCTAAATAGGCCGACTCAAATAGCCATTACGAAGTTCGACGCATTATTCCCAAGCGCCCGCGGCAAGAGGAAATGGGTTGACTTACCTGTTGAGGCTAGGAAGTGGGTGGAGGAGATTAGTGAGGCTTTGAGGGTGCCGGTTACGTTAATAGGGACCGGCGAGGACTCGATGGACATGATTGACATGAGACGTGAGGTGGTTGGACCATGATTTACGATGTCGCCATAATTGGGGGAGGGCCAGCCGGCTTATTTGCTGCCTACGAAATCGTGGAGAACGCCAAGGACGTGAGTGTGGTGCTTATTGATAAGGGTTACATGCCGAGGCAGAGGCATTGCCCATTGGCTAAGATTGGTAAGTGTGTCTGTGTACCCTGCCACATAACCCATGGCATTGGCGGTGCTGGACTCTTTAGTAGTGGTATCATTAATTTAAGGCCTGACATTGGCGGTGACCTTCAGGAAATCCTAAACAGCTGGGACTCAGCCAACCTACTCATTGATTACATCGATAGGGTCTTCCTTAAGTTCGGCGCGTCTCAGGAAAGGGTCTTCGAGCCCAGGGGACCCACCTTTGAGGAATACCAAAGGTCCCTAGCCCGTGTTGGCGC is a genomic window of Vulcanisaeta souniana JCM 11219 containing:
- a CDS encoding (Fe-S)-binding protein, encoding MMNIKEIHDEVKKCMYCGFCEFPCPTFNTLRSRAYGPRGRINLIKALIEDGFGRGRDTEVGIDVIDPIMTCLHCAACDTQCPAGIKIADAIHSFKAIILETMLK
- a CDS encoding (Fe-S)-binding protein, coding for MSLDWFRALRDVIVTSLRDSRLPFPVDRSICSRWREDLVFDSDGGTILYTSCLYQLAPVIEKAVTELEKFGVTKGGVLTRFAVVGTRVFGKALLRPSDEELDRANRIVRNIHNMLKGIGVRFRVLDNEPYSGALLYELGFVNEFADYARSVYKVFRDNNVSEVITIDPHTQYTLERLYPKYVPEFNIKVRSYLDYLDPGRVKVKLSEFTVHDSCLYARYLNKHDLIRGLLRGKADVKEDPVITGRDTSHCCGGPIESTYPEIAGRVASNRVRELVRLSCNVIVQCPICYVNLRRGIKLSGIEANLFDIAEIIEVSR
- a CDS encoding sodium:solute symporter, with translation MSGEELHRLVRDLSDSGFRGVIKAYYVKRGLGTLTIEFIIYRKPNTVRRLWMRIRRSLEVIPSLVMALVIGFVLALIMRWFT
- the purB gene encoding adenylosuccinate lyase produces the protein MGFISPLDDRYYDELRDYAASVSEMALTTYRIRVEVLYLDFLVRTLGRVGLIKPLSEEERSSLLALGFSADDYRRFKELEDRLGHDVKAVEYLLREKLESVGLGRVAHLVHLGLTSEDTNNLALGILIKIATYKHLVLELAGLINALTTIMSNYADTPMLGRTHGQPATPTTFGKEIAYHASRVCYWLREITNIRLQGKVSGATGSMASFPMISGDINWIGELNNFVMGLGFEPAPVSIQILPPDSITHLLMVIGSMSQSLINLSQDLWVYNMLGYIRIRGKPIGSSTMPHKVNPVDLENAEGNLKLGSSILMEIGRYIQVSRLQRDLSDSTIKRNIGLGIGHVILGVRRLTNVLSGLEVNNEALNRDLTSHWEVLSEAVQVRLRALGVVDAYEKALSIFKGSKMSAEDYEKSIRELGIKDERLLSLSPNRYIGYAREITMNGIKYCNDTMELVKNRAQEELERLRKLGFLG
- a CDS encoding adenylosuccinate synthetase; amino-acid sequence: MIDKKVSLTVVVGGFFGDEGKGKAVSYLGLMDKPGICVRTGSINAGHTVNYNGKSWKLRILPSCFVNESTRLMVAPGALLKIDVLLKEIEETGSRDRVWVDINTGVIEDRHVENERSNEYLMKTIGSTGQGVGAAMVDRILRVLKTAKDFPELKGFITDVSGEVNEELDRGGKVIIEGTQGTFLSLYHGTYPFVTSRDTTAAGVISEVGVSPRLVSDIILVFKAYVTRVGAGELPGELSADEVIARGWVERGTVTGRPRRAAPFSIDLARRAVMLNRPTQIAITKFDALFPSARGKRKWVDLPVEARKWVEEISEALRVPVTLIGTGEDSMDMIDMRREVVGP